A genomic segment from Melanotaenia boesemani isolate fMelBoe1 chromosome 9, fMelBoe1.pri, whole genome shotgun sequence encodes:
- the itm2ca gene encoding integral membrane protein 2Ca: protein MVKISFQSVAGQKVEKENDGDKTEILIPHPMDEEELVLPLRPKTSPLNGLCCLTFGLVVFMAGLVLASIYVYRYYFIPHIPEENLFHCRVLYEDSVYAPLRGRQELEENVGIYLADNYEKITVPVPHFGGSDPADIIHDFHRGLTAYHDIALDKCYVIELNTTIVMPPRNLWELLINVKKGTYLPQTYIIHEEMVVTGKVHNMRQLGPFIYRLCNGKDTYRLNRRVTRRRINKREAKDCHHIRHFENTFVVETVICDEA from the exons ATGGTGAAGATAAGCTTCCAGTCTGTCGCGGGACAGAAAGTGGAGAAGGAGAATGATGGCGACAAGACCGAAATTCTCATTCCTCATCCGATG GATGAGGAGGAGCTTGTTCTGCCACTGCGACCCAAGACGTCTCCCCTTAATGGCCTGTGCTGTCTGACATTTGGGCTGGTGGTCTTCATGGCTGGTTTGGTCTTGGCCTCTATCTATGTCTACCGCTACTACTTCATACCTCAC ATCCCAGAGGAGAATCTGTTCCACTGCAGGGTGCTTTATGAAGACTCTGTGTATGCCCCGCTGCGTGGGCGCCAGGAACTGGAGGAAAATGTTGGCATCTACCTGGCCGATAACTATGAGAAGATCACTGTGCCCGTGCCTCACTTTGGAGGCAGCGACCCGGCTGATATTATCCATGACTTCCACagg GGACTAACTGCTTACCATGACATTGCTCTGGACAAATGCTACGTTATTGAGCTCAACACCACCATTGTCATGCCTCCACGCAACCTCTGGGAACTTCTTATCAACGTTAAG AAGGGAACATACCTGCCTCAGACTTACATCATCCATGAAGAGATGGTGGTGACTGGCAAAGTGCACAACATGCGTCAGCTGGGTCCTTTCATCTACCGCCTGTGCAACGGGAAGGACACGTACCGCCTGAACCGCCGCGTCACTCGCCGGC GCATCAACAAGCGAGAGGCGAAGGACTGCCACCACATCCGCCACTTTGAGAATACATTTGTGGTGGAGACGGTTATCTGCGACGAAGCGTAA
- the LOC121646355 gene encoding lysophosphatidic acid receptor 4-like, with translation MTELVYAGYFGCILVLGLSLNVVSLWILLRRHSLRSSNAVFMVNLAISDLLLVITLPFRVYLYATNRWPLGKNVCVFFTILFRNNFRSSSIFITFISVDRLLAVVYPLRSRHLRTISNAWKGVVFTWLFLVVLSIQESLEFHKKLQNTNQTDTNNTCFESAVKAGPKHPLVYFRAVLELVMLAVNIVCTVLVSWTLRGHLSDSARINNRMNVMVIFVLNLVMFIVCFLPLSLGVIIVKNSSDLRPLICIACVNCCLDPLLYYFSLDAFWKKKEEVDVSREPRTRETHL, from the coding sequence ATGACAGAGCTGGTTTATGCTGGGTATTTTGGCTGCATCCTGGTGTTGGGTCTTTCTCTCAATGTTGTGTCGCTGTGGATCCTGCTTCGTCGACACAGCCTCAGATCATCCAATGCCGTCTTCATGGTGAACCTGGCTATCTCAGACCTGCTGCTGGTCATCACCTTGCCGTTTAGGGTCTACCTTTATGCTACAAACAGATGGCCTCTGGGAAAAAACGTGTGTGTCTTCTTTACAATTCTCTTTCGCAACAACTTTCGCAGCAGCTCCAtcttcatcaccttcatcagCGTGGACCGACTGCTGGCTGTGGTTTATCCTCTGAGGTCGCGACACCTTCGAACCATATCAAATGCCTGGAAAGGTGTTGTGTTCACTTGGCTATTTCTGGTGGTGTTGAGTATCCAGGAGTCTTTGGAATTTCATAAAAAACTTCAAAATACAAACCAGACTGATACTAATAACACTTGTTTTGAATCTGCTGTGAAGGCAGGTCCAAAACACCCATTAGTTTACTTTCGAGCTGTGTTAGAGCTGGTAATGTTGGCAGTCAACATTGTATGCACTGTTTTGGTATCTTGGACTCTGCGCGGACATCTCAGTGACTCTGCAAGGATCAACAACAGGATGAATGTGATGGTGATTTTTGTCCTGAACTTGGTGATGTTCATCGTATGTTTCCTTCCTTTGTCACTGGGTGTAATTATAGTTAAAAACAGTTCTGATCTCAGGCCTTTGATATGTATTGCATGTGTGAACTGCTGTCTGGATCCATTGTTGTATTACTTTTCTCTTGATGCCttctggaagaaaaaagaagaggtggATGTGTCAAGAGAACCAAGGACAAGGGAAACACATTTGTGA